A genomic segment from Kiritimatiellia bacterium encodes:
- the ffh gene encoding signal recognition particle protein produces the protein MPLFEKLAGAFQKVFRDIRGYGKLSEKNIQDALREVRLALLEADVNLNVVREFTARVREKALGRDVLDSITPGQQFIKHVYDELVALLGGEAQDFRLMGRPAAVMMIGLHGSGKTTTSAKLAARWKKSGKNVLLVACDIRRPAAVDQLRILAQQVGVPILAPEPGESVPQIGRRAMQHARDGRFDIAIFDTGGRFQIDEELVAELRELKAVVDPSDTVLVLDAAIGQESVHVAERFHRDVGLTGIILTKLDGDARGGAALSVRHATGCPVLMAGVGEKVGDLEPFHPARMASRILGMGDVVSLVEKAQAAIDEKAAEDMEQRLLAGEFTLEDFLAQIRQVKKIGSLGNLLELLPGAGRLPPHMRESFGRDAELEMKKHEAIIQSMTPDERRRPQIINASRRRRIAAGSGTRVQDVNELLKKFELAREMARRLKTHRKRLMRSGR, from the coding sequence ATGCCCCTGTTTGAAAAGTTGGCGGGGGCTTTCCAGAAGGTGTTCCGCGACATTCGCGGCTATGGGAAGCTCTCGGAAAAAAACATTCAGGATGCTCTCCGCGAAGTGCGCCTTGCGCTGCTCGAGGCGGATGTCAACCTGAACGTCGTCCGCGAGTTCACGGCGCGCGTCCGCGAAAAGGCGCTGGGCAGGGATGTGCTGGACAGCATCACCCCCGGCCAGCAGTTCATCAAACACGTCTATGACGAACTGGTCGCTCTGCTGGGCGGTGAGGCTCAGGACTTCCGCCTTATGGGCCGACCGGCTGCCGTGATGATGATCGGCTTGCATGGCTCCGGCAAGACGACGACGTCGGCAAAGCTCGCCGCCCGCTGGAAAAAGTCGGGAAAAAACGTCCTGTTGGTCGCGTGCGACATCCGGCGCCCCGCCGCCGTAGACCAGCTCCGCATCCTCGCGCAACAGGTCGGCGTGCCCATTCTCGCCCCCGAGCCGGGCGAATCTGTCCCGCAAATCGGGCGCCGCGCGATGCAGCATGCGCGGGACGGCCGTTTCGACATCGCGATCTTTGATACCGGCGGCCGGTTCCAGATTGACGAGGAGCTGGTGGCCGAACTCCGTGAGCTCAAGGCAGTGGTCGATCCTTCGGACACGGTATTGGTTCTGGACGCCGCCATCGGTCAGGAATCGGTCCACGTCGCCGAACGCTTCCACCGGGACGTGGGCCTGACCGGGATCATTCTCACCAAACTCGACGGAGATGCGCGGGGCGGGGCGGCGCTCTCCGTAAGGCATGCGACTGGCTGCCCGGTCTTGATGGCCGGCGTCGGAGAAAAAGTCGGGGACCTCGAGCCGTTCCACCCTGCGCGAATGGCCTCGCGCATCCTGGGAATGGGGGACGTTGTGTCGCTGGTCGAAAAGGCGCAGGCGGCGATCGATGAGAAGGCCGCCGAGGACATGGAACAGCGGCTGCTGGCCGGAGAGTTCACCCTCGAAGATTTCCTCGCCCAGATCCGGCAGGTCAAAAAGATCGGCTCTCTCGGCAACCTGCTCGAGCTGCTGCCAGGCGCCGGTCGATTGCCTCCCCACATGCGTGAATCGTTCGGTCGCGACGCTGAGCTGGAAATGAAAAAGCACGAGGCGATCATCCAGAGTATGACGCCTGACGAACGGCGGCGACCGCAGATCATCAATGCCAGCCGCCGCCGGCGGATTGCTGCGGGGAGCGGAACACGCGTTCAGGATGTAAATGAACTACTCAAAAAATTCGAGCTTGCTCGGGAGATGGCGCGGAGGCTCAAAACTCATCGAAAAAGGTTGATGCGCTCCGGCCGTTAG
- the rpsP gene encoding 30S ribosomal protein S16, with protein sequence MVKIRMMRMGNNKRPFFRIVVADIKRKVNGRYLENVGWYDPKATGKNFEIDLARVDFWVSRGAQTTDAVATLIRKQRKMSPGPAAAESAGAAASA encoded by the coding sequence ATGGTCAAGATACGCATGATGCGCATGGGCAACAACAAAAGGCCCTTTTTCCGCATTGTGGTTGCGGATATCAAGCGCAAGGTCAACGGCCGGTACCTCGAAAATGTCGGCTGGTATGATCCCAAGGCGACGGGAAAAAATTTCGAGATCGATCTCGCCAGGGTCGACTTCTGGGTCTCCCGCGGCGCGCAGACCACCGACGCGGTCGCGACGTTGATCCGAAAGCAGCGCAAGATGTCGCCCGGCCCGGCCGCGGCCGAATCGGCGGGCGCCGCGGCATCGGCCTGA
- a CDS encoding KH domain-containing protein — translation MKAFVAEVLKWFVDHPDQLSVTALEGQKTVICEVRCHEDDVGKVIGKNGKVIQSLRALALALASKDGKRAVVEIVE, via the coding sequence ATGAAAGCCTTCGTCGCCGAGGTCTTGAAGTGGTTTGTCGATCACCCTGACCAATTGTCGGTCACCGCGCTCGAGGGGCAGAAGACCGTAATTTGCGAAGTGAGGTGCCACGAGGATGACGTGGGCAAGGTGATTGGCAAAAACGGGAAGGTCATCCAGTCTTTGCGCGCTCTCGCGCTGGCTCTCGCATCCAAGGACGGGAAGCGCGCTGTCGTCGAAATCGTCGAATAA
- the trmD gene encoding tRNA (guanosine(37)-N1)-methyltransferase TrmD, with translation MRIDVLTIFPQMLEGFLRASMMKRAAEKGIVTVRTINLRDFALDRHQTTDDRPFGGGPGMVMKPEPIFAAVESVRTAPSRVILMCPQGRLFTQSFARELARESHLIFICGHYEGVDERVRVALATDELSIGDYVLTHGVLPAAVVIDAVVRLLPGVLGAEGATEQESFSRQYLEYPQYTRPAEYRGMRVPPVLLTGDHADIAKWRAEQSAARTRRRRPDLLGGQSA, from the coding sequence ATGCGTATCGATGTCCTGACCATCTTTCCTCAAATGCTGGAAGGATTCCTCCGCGCCAGCATGATGAAGCGGGCCGCCGAAAAGGGCATCGTCACGGTGCGCACGATCAACCTGCGGGATTTTGCGCTCGACCGTCATCAGACGACGGATGACCGGCCCTTTGGAGGAGGGCCGGGCATGGTGATGAAACCGGAGCCCATTTTCGCCGCGGTCGAATCCGTACGCACTGCGCCGAGCCGGGTCATCCTGATGTGCCCGCAAGGCCGATTATTTACTCAGTCCTTCGCCCGGGAGCTAGCCCGCGAATCGCACCTTATATTCATTTGCGGCCACTACGAGGGCGTGGATGAGCGCGTGCGGGTCGCTCTCGCGACGGACGAACTATCGATCGGCGACTACGTTCTGACGCATGGCGTGTTGCCGGCGGCCGTCGTGATTGACGCGGTCGTACGCCTCCTGCCCGGCGTGTTGGGCGCCGAAGGGGCCACCGAACAGGAGTCATTCAGCCGCCAATATCTCGAGTATCCGCAATATACCCGGCCGGCGGAATACCGAGGAATGCGGGTCCCGCCCGTATTGCTGACTGGCGACCACGCCGATATCGCGAAATGGCGCGCGGAACAGTCGGCCGCGCGGACACGGCGCCGCCGCCCCGATCTGCTCGGCGGCCAATCAGCTTGA
- the rplS gene encoding 50S ribosomal protein L19, translating to MAQSIFETISSEQMKGRSLPNFRVGDNVKVHVKIKEGDKERIQVFAGTVIARDGKGHTETFTVRRISYGEGVERVFPICCSSIEKLEVERSGQPRRAKLYYLRGRSGKKSKIRERSASAGAESSNAPA from the coding sequence ATGGCTCAGAGCATCTTCGAAACCATTTCAAGCGAGCAGATGAAAGGTCGTTCGCTCCCGAATTTCCGCGTCGGCGATAACGTCAAGGTTCACGTGAAAATCAAGGAGGGCGACAAGGAGCGCATCCAGGTCTTCGCCGGGACCGTGATTGCTCGCGACGGCAAGGGCCACACCGAGACGTTCACCGTTCGTCGCATTTCCTATGGCGAGGGAGTCGAGCGCGTCTTCCCCATCTGTTGCTCGTCGATCGAGAAGCTCGAGGTAGAGCGGTCCGGGCAGCCGCGCCGCGCCAAGCTCTATTACCTCCGTGGCCGGAGCGGTAAGAAATCGAAGATTCGGGAACGCTCGGCATCCGCCGGGGCCGAGTCGTCGAATGCTCCAGCATGA
- a CDS encoding ribonuclease HII gives MLQHERQAWSEGFAALAGIDEAGRGPLAGPVIAAAVSIPRERLEDPRFRELDGLQDSKKLSPARREYFFRILTADPSIAWAVGRADVEEIDRLDILRATHLAMRRAVDHLPRKADLLLVDGLPVPGLPVDSRSIVDGDAQSLLIAAASIIAKVTRDLEMIEWDRQFPQYGFARHKGYGTAAHLAALARHGPSPIHRRSFAPVKRVSL, from the coding sequence ATGCTCCAGCATGAGCGGCAGGCTTGGTCGGAAGGGTTCGCCGCGCTCGCCGGCATCGACGAAGCGGGCCGGGGACCGCTGGCCGGCCCGGTGATCGCAGCCGCCGTCTCCATTCCAAGAGAACGCTTGGAAGATCCCCGATTTCGGGAGCTGGATGGCTTACAGGACTCGAAAAAGCTCAGCCCCGCCCGCCGAGAATATTTTTTTCGCATCCTGACCGCGGATCCCTCTATCGCGTGGGCCGTAGGTCGCGCCGATGTGGAGGAAATCGACCGCCTCGATATTTTGCGCGCGACCCATCTCGCTATGCGGCGAGCTGTGGATCACTTGCCGCGAAAGGCCGACCTGTTGCTGGTCGACGGCCTGCCCGTCCCGGGCCTGCCTGTCGATTCTCGCTCGATCGTCGACGGCGACGCTCAAAGCCTCCTGATCGCGGCGGCCAGTATTATCGCCAAGGTGACGCGCGACCTTGAAATGATCGAGTGGGACCGGCAGTTCCCGCAATATGGATTCGCCCGCCACAAAGGCTACGGCACGGCTGCACATCTGGCCGCGCTGGCGCGCCACGGGCCGTCACCGATCCATCGGCGATCCTTCGCGCCGGTCAAGCGCGTATCGCTGTGA